Proteins encoded by one window of Cloeon dipterum chromosome 2, ieCloDipt1.1, whole genome shotgun sequence:
- the LOC135935713 gene encoding uncharacterized protein LOC135935713 isoform X1: MQFMLFRPLNPAIVRGATVAALAGLALPLALPPLHMAVLSKYWSKYARKVDKFTCTCSCWDTIFKGTYETGVASYKHFYFNATRNVLLIWMLTVLAIVALYEAIKRMAMLAVNGRLRFPMALLFLTALFPHYYSWWSYLNYWNDDFYTQWHHQLYFTVSEVGASYAVLRLADREVNVTSRGVLPIVAVGMVHAFLAARDQFVENVLAARGLAHQVVRDVALMVPDLLHILVPLACLMAARPTPSRRFWIELTACVAAGLTTFRLLCDE; encoded by the exons ATGCAGTTCATGCTTTTTAGACCTCTTAATCCGGCAATAG TGCGGGGAGCGACGGTGGCGGCCCTCGCAGGGCTGGCACTGCCGCtggcgctgccgccgctgcacaTGGCTGTGCTCTCCAAGTACTGGTCCAAGTACGCCCGCAAGGTCGACAAATTCACGTGCACTTGCAGTTGCTGGGatactatttttaaa GGCACCTATGAGACTGGGGTGGCTTCCtacaagcatttttattttaacgcgACCCGCAACGTGCTGCTCATATGGATGCTGACTGTTCTGGCCATCGTGGCCCTATACGAGGCCATCAAGCGGATGGCCATGCTGGCCGTAAACGGCCGCCTACGCTTTCCAATGGCCCTACTTTTCCTAACCGCTCTCTTCCCGCATTACTACAGCTGGTGGTCCTACCTCAATTATTGGAACGACGATTTTTACACGCAATGGCATCATCAACTGTACTTCACTGTCTCAGAG GTTGGCGCGAGTTACGCGGTGCTGCGGTTGGCCGACCGCGAAGTCAACGTGACGAGCCGCGGCGTGCTGCCAATCGTGGCCGTTGGCATGGTGCACGCCTTCCTGGCCGCCCGCGACCAGTTCGTGGAGAATGTGCTGGCCGCGCGTGGTCTGGCCCACCAGGTGGTGCGGGACGTGGCCCTGATGGTGCCCGACCTGCTGCACATCTTGGTGCCGCTGGCCTGCCTGATGGCGGCCCGACCCACGCCATCGCGCCGCTTCTGGATCGAACTGACCGCCTGCGTGGCCGCTGGCCTCACAACTTTCCGCCTCCTCTGCGATGAGTGA
- the RabX4 gene encoding ras-related protein Rab-8A has translation MTHSWIDRGESNMAIECTGTYKILVLGDSNVGKTCIVHRYCDERYYDTYISTIGIDFKQKIINLDGKPVKLQIWDTAGQERFRTLTTAYYRGAMGILLMYDVTSLESFNHLSYWLRNIEENASPDVIKVLVGNKCDHISHRCVETERGIKIAETFEMPFFEVSCKQNINIERAFLTLARNIREQCDSKQVLGNEREKSSSEIKLSGDSTRITEQWRCNC, from the exons ATGACTCACTCATGGATCGataggggtgagtccaacatGGCGATCGAGTGCACAGGCACCTACAAAATTCTCGTGCTGGGTGACTCGAATGTGGGCAAAACGTGCATCGTCCACAGGTACTGCGATGAGAGGTACTACGACACCTACATCTCCACCATAG GCATAGACTTCAAGCAGAAGATCATAAATTTGGACGGGAAACCTGTCAAGCTGCAGATATG gGATACGGCGGGACAGGAACGGTTCCGAACCTTGACAACGGCCTACTACAGAGGTGCAATGGGAATCCTTCTCATGTACGACGTCACAAGCCTAGAATCATTCAACCACCTTTCATACTGGCTCAGAAATATTGAGGAG AACGCCTCTCCCGATGTGATAAAAGTATTGGTGGGAAACAAGTGTGACCATATAAGTCACAGATGCGTCGAGACTGAACGTGGAATTAAA ATTGCAGAAACTTTTGAAATGCCCTTCTTTGAGGTGTCttgcaaacaaaatatcaaCATCGAACGCGCATTCCTCACCCTGGCAAGGAACATAAGAGAGCAATGCGATTCCAAACAG GTTTTGGGCAATGAACGTGAAAAGAGCTCGTCGGAAATCAAGCTTAGCGGCGACAGCACGCGGATCACGGAACAGTGGCGCTGCAATTGCTGA
- the LOC135935712 gene encoding serine/threonine-protein kinase Nek8-like translates to MVVIKQVQLTELEATERQLALNEVQVLASLNHPNIIRYIRSFERGGSLLIEMEYADGGTLAQLLGPRNTPLSERAVLHIWSQLSSALAHMHSRGVLHRDLKTANVFLTSSLQVKVGDFGISKVLTSRAQAQTILGTPYYLSPEMCQGLEYGSKSDIWASGCILYEMMSLRKPFDGENLPALVARIIAGMFEPLDSKQYSQGLRSLVGSILQRDPEKRPSAAEICEEWLPPLLLGLSRLRLSIRRSRSVVYKCAPTMETIEAIPLPPTSTLADFSAGPAHCLALTTEGDVYEWKGDELPVVVRDVRERRLSLVAAGLGFSIVGSESGVLVSWGQGQDGCLGHGDFENQNTPRIIEILLSVGISQVSCGDDHVLALDEDGYVFCWGQTQLDGVQKTATPVKVQALANEKCKIVCASQSCSAVIAEDDSIWVWGDNEGDRLGLDKPGILGFKSKIVNTTTPVKLTIKARDVSIGKEQMVAITPDNRIVLVGGPNSGPVQGIKGPVKLADILSSGYIAATDDQVIYYWSRPEKPASLFSLKFFKTENEDEGQDKFERPNEVLAVYGPRLGDLQTSGQNVWLVVHTGAPLPPGHSTAAPEWLRKELKDE, encoded by the exons ATGGTGGTCATCAAACAAGTTCAGCTGACCGAGCTGGAAGCTACTGAACGCCAGCTGGCCCTTAACGAGGTTCAGGTCCTCGCCAGTCTCAACCACCCAAATATCATCAG atacATTCGGAGCTTTGAAAGAGGAGGTTCGTTGCTGATAGAAATGGAATACGCGGACGGAGGGACTTTGGCACAGTTGCTAGGGCCGCGGAATACACCTCTCTCGGAAAGGGCCGTTTTGCATATTTGGTCGCAGCTGTCGTCTGCTCTGGCGCATATGCACTCAAGAGGCGTTTTACACCGCGACCTAAAAACAGCCAACGTTTTCCTGACGTCCAGTCTCCAAGTCAAAGTTGGCGATTTCGGAATATCTAAa GTTCTGACGTCACGAGCACAGGCGCAGACGATTTTAGGAACGCCTTACTACCTGAGCCCCGAGATGTGCCAGGGACTCGAGTACGGTTCCAAATCGGATATTTGGGCCTCGGGGTGTATCCTGTATGAAATGATGAGCTTGAGGAAACCGTTTGACGGGGAAAATTTGCCTGCATTGGTGGCCAGAATAATCGCG GGCATGTTCGAGCCGTTAGACAGCAAGCAATACTCGCAAGGGTTGCGAAGCTTGGTCGGATCGATTTTGCAACGCGATCCTGAAAAGAGACCTTCGGCAGCGGAAATTTGCGAAGAATGGCTGCCACCGCTGCTGTTGGGCCTCTCTCGCCTGCGGCTTTCGATTAGGAGGAGCCGATCGGTGGTGTACAAATGTGCGCCCACGATGGAAACAATAGAAGCGATTCCCCTACCACCCACATCCACCCTGGCTGACTTTTCAGCCGGACCTGCCCACTGTCTTGCATTGACCACGg AGGGAGATGTTTATGAGTGGAAGGGAGATGAGTTGCCTGTTGTGGTAAGGGACGTTCGAGAGCGACGATTGAGCCTGGTTGCAGCTGGGTTGGGGTTCAGCATTGTGGGCAGCGAAAGTGGCGTTTTAGTTTCCTGGGGCCAGGGACAAGATGGGTGCCTCGGGCatggtgattttgaaaatcagaacACGCCGCGGATCATAG AAATTCTTTTAAGTGTCGGAATATCACAAGTGAGTTGCGGAGACGATCACGTGTTAGCTTTGGATGAGGACGGTTATGTTTTCTGTTGGGGCCAAACGCAACTTGATGGTGTGCAGAAAAC GGCAACACCTGTAAAAGTTCAGGCATTAGCCAATGAGAAATGTAAAATAGTGTGTGCCAGCCAAAGCTGCAGTGCAGTTATAGCTGAGGATGACTCTATTTGGGTTTGGGGAGACAACGAGGGAGACCGACTGGGATTAGACAAGCCCGGGATTCTCGGCTTcaag AGTAAAATTGTTAACACCACAACGCCGGTGAAACTGACAATCAAGGCGAGGGATGTTTCCATTGGAAAGGAGCAAATGGTTGCGATCACGCCGGACAATAGAATCGTTCTTGTTGGAGGGCCAAATAGCGGTCCAGTTCAGGGAATCAAAGGACCGGTGAAA CTAGCGGACATTCTGTCTTCGGGATATATCGCCGCCACAGACGACCAAGTCATCTATTACTGGAGCCGCCCTGAAAAGCCAGCATCcttattttctcttaaatttttcaagacgGAAAATGAAGATGAGGGCCAAGATAAATTCGAACGTCCAAACGAAGTGCTGGC TGTCTACGGTCCTCGTCTTGGCGATTTGCAAACCTCGGGCCAGAATGTGTGGCTAGTGGTGCACACCGGCGCTCCTTTGCCGCCGGGCCACTCCACGGCCGCCCCTGAGTGGCTGCGCAAAGAATTGAAAGACGAGTAA
- the LOC135935713 gene encoding uncharacterized protein LOC135935713 isoform X4, producing MRGATVAALAGLALPLALPPLHMAVLSKYWSKYARKVDKFTCTCSCWDTIFKGTYETGVASYKHFYFNATRNVLLIWMLTVLAIVALYEAIKRMAMLAVNGRLRFPMALLFLTALFPHYYSWWSYLNYWNDDFYTQWHHQLYFTVSEVGASYAVLRLADREVNVTSRGVLPIVAVGMVHAFLAARDQFVENVLAARGLAHQVVRDVALMVPDLLHILVPLACLMAARPTPSRRFWIELTACVAAGLTTFRLLCDE from the exons A TGCGGGGAGCGACGGTGGCGGCCCTCGCAGGGCTGGCACTGCCGCtggcgctgccgccgctgcacaTGGCTGTGCTCTCCAAGTACTGGTCCAAGTACGCCCGCAAGGTCGACAAATTCACGTGCACTTGCAGTTGCTGGGatactatttttaaa GGCACCTATGAGACTGGGGTGGCTTCCtacaagcatttttattttaacgcgACCCGCAACGTGCTGCTCATATGGATGCTGACTGTTCTGGCCATCGTGGCCCTATACGAGGCCATCAAGCGGATGGCCATGCTGGCCGTAAACGGCCGCCTACGCTTTCCAATGGCCCTACTTTTCCTAACCGCTCTCTTCCCGCATTACTACAGCTGGTGGTCCTACCTCAATTATTGGAACGACGATTTTTACACGCAATGGCATCATCAACTGTACTTCACTGTCTCAGAG GTTGGCGCGAGTTACGCGGTGCTGCGGTTGGCCGACCGCGAAGTCAACGTGACGAGCCGCGGCGTGCTGCCAATCGTGGCCGTTGGCATGGTGCACGCCTTCCTGGCCGCCCGCGACCAGTTCGTGGAGAATGTGCTGGCCGCGCGTGGTCTGGCCCACCAGGTGGTGCGGGACGTGGCCCTGATGGTGCCCGACCTGCTGCACATCTTGGTGCCGCTGGCCTGCCTGATGGCGGCCCGACCCACGCCATCGCGCCGCTTCTGGATCGAACTGACCGCCTGCGTGGCCGCTGGCCTCACAACTTTCCGCCTCCTCTGCGATGAGTGA